TTCCTGTTAAACCTGTTCGGAAGGACCTGTTCCACTTCGCTGTCTTCTTTATCCCACTGTTCTGTGCCTAGAAAAGTTGATTGGCTGAGTTACTTTCATACTCGGAGTAATTACCTTCAGGAGAACGCATCTCTCTCCCTGAATTCGTCCTGGTTTTCTTTCCTACCTCTCAACCTTAGCTGATGTGGAATCTTTTCGACTGCTTCAAACAGCAGGATGCTTGCACTCTGCTGCTTGTAAATATGGGAATCCCTGATAATTACGTGCTTCTTGGGGACTGACTCAGCTTTTTAGGCAAAGTTTTCATGCTTCATGTGAGAGGTGACAATATAGTTACGGGAATTAGCAAAGTTCTTCAGTTTCAACAATCAGGGAGTATATCTGGTGAAGAAAAACACAGAGTATGTGGAAGTTGTGGCACATGGGTGTAATTATTTTTCATGGCACCATTAGTTGGTAATTAGAGTGTGCAGCAGTGAAACCAGAACAAAGAAGTCATTGTATCCTAATTAATAGATGAAGTAATAATATCAAAGTTTTGCCTATTTAAAAATCCACCAGGACACATTATTTCAGAAACCTCCAGTGCTTTCTGCTCATATAAAGGCATGGCTCACAGTGGTAGAGTGTGTAGGAAAGTAGTTAGTATTTTCTTACTCAAAAGTGGCATTTTTACCACCCTGCCGCTTGAGTATCATGTTTTGGTCCCATTAAGACTTGGAAGGCTGCAGACCACAGGTTATATGGCCATGTTCTCAACTGCTACCTGTGAATTTTATACTCTGCTCACTGTCTTTAGCGCAGGCCTTCTCAGCCTCAACACCAGTGACATTTGGGAgaggataattctttgttggggagGGTGGAactgtcctgtgccttgtaggatgtttggcagcatccctggcctctacccgctGGATGCCAGTAAGAGCCCCCTTCCCGTTATGAcaacaaaaaatgtctccagacattgccaaacatCCCTGGGGGCCAAATCgcccctagttgagaaccactactaGCTGTTTAGTACTCTCAGACTAGTTTCCTGCCATCTAATCTTCCATCTCCCAGTGAGTACATTAATTAACTTTTATGGCTTCCCAAACCAAATATCGTTTGGACAGTAAGTTTAGTGTCCTTGAAAAGTTAAAATCATATAATACTTTATGAATCTAAattgttatttttgaaatattcgTATCTCAGTTTTACTTTGTTAATGCAGAAAAATTGCAAGGAAATTTCAGATTGTTCTTGAGGCCATACGCTGGGTCTGTCTCATGGAGCCCAGTTTTACAGGtagcaaatacataaataaagagtAGAATTGCCTTCAGTTTGTTGATTTCAGCTTCTCTCTGAATGTATGGGAATTTGGTCCAGACCTGGGCTCTAGTTGGTGCTGTCACCTTTGGTGGCTTGGTTACCCCATATTGCAGACTATACAAACTGGATTGGGCGACAGAAGGGAGCCGAGGGACTCTGACCCTTGGTATCGAGGAGGTAGGTCAGCACAGAGATGATGCCAACCTAAGAAGCTGTGTGGCCCACTGTTAGCAGCCAACCCACTTACCTTGACACACTAGTATAAATTCTGGTGATGGCACCTCTTTGCTTCACTTCTGCCTTGCAGtgtattaggttttttttttaccctatgcatcccacccacaccccactagactgtgagcctTGTGAGAACAGGGACCTTGTCTCTTTTGTTCACAATCTGTCTCCAGCTCCTGGAACAGTGCCTTGTAAGTAAGTgaaagatagagacagagattactgattactttttaaaaatcaatatgattataaatataagttgaatgtatgaataaattttttatttggtcTTCACTTCACACTTGGAGACTATAACATTTTAACTGGGCCCcttgaatttaatttaatttccctaCCTTAGTCTAATGCACGCACAGTTGTCAAGACAATCTTCGTTGATGCCTCATAgctcctagcacagggcctggggtgCAATCTCTCAGTGACTAAGTGGACAAGATTCCCCTGCTCTAGCACCCGAGTCTGGTGGCCTTTTCTGTCCTCAGTCATCCTGCTCTCGTCTAACCTCATCTTTCCTTAACCTGCCCCACGAGGCTCTTTTCTGGCTCTTCCCCACCATCTACCTCTTTCCCTTTTACTCTGGCATCACTTACTTTGTCTTCAAAACTCATCTCCCGGTTACCTCCATCCTGCTGTGCTCACTTTTCACCTCCCATGCTACTGCTGCTGTTGACGACGTGCCTTTGTGACTGGCCTCAGTCAGTGTTATGTTTAGGGCGTTTGCATTTATCTCCCAGCTAGACTATGcctcattttatttctaataaatcCCTCCTCCTACTCTTTCCACTGAATAGGGCCATTTTCTGCATCCAATTAAGCTTTTAATAAGCGCTGTACAGTGAAGGTAGAGTGGTGCCAGGAACAGTCTCCACCACTGGATTTCCAGACATTCAGAAAATTCCTGTAAACGCCAGGGACAGCCGTCTGATTCCAGAAGGGTTAGCTGGAAGCTGTTACTTCCAGTTGCTGATATAGCCTGTGGTTTTTGGCTGTGTATAAGCAGGCAAAGCTCTGTTAGTCCAAAAAGGCTTTTTAGGTAGAGTCTCCTTATAGCCCTCTTAGAGGGCTTTTTAAACTGTTGTTTTTACACTTCCTTAATGATTCttgaatttctcaattttttttgtaataaagTTTTAATGTATCATCTGCccagtttatcatttttgttttcaagatctggtcttaattttttttagggGGGAGAGGAGACATTGCGGAGAGAGGGTGCTATATATCCATTAGAATTCAGTTTAGCTCTAAGTAGCCAAGACTCAAacaataactaaataaaatagaagtttctctctctttcacataAAAGTATAGAGGTAGGTTTTCCAGAACTGGTTTAGTAGCTCTGATCTACAAAGCTCTTAGAGACCCAGGTTCTTTCTCACTCCATCCCTGTGTGTGAATTCATGGTCAAAGATAACAGCTAATATTCCACTTATCACCTCTGCATTCCTGGCAGCAGgatggaggaaaaaacaaagaagaaagatgatCAAAGAACTATTCCTGTGTCTTTACAAGAGGTTCCTGGGGGTGGCTACATGACGTTTCTGCTTATGGCCATACTGACAGTAAAGGAGGCTGGGGAAATACAGTCTTTGTATTTTCCTTGCTACACGTGAGGAGTTCTATTAGTGCGAAAGAATGGGATAACACATACTGAGCAACATCTAGCTGTCTTTGCCATGGCTGTCCCATTCATCCCCCTCTCAAATGAACTTTCTTGGAGTTTATTTCAATACATTCTTCTAGCTTTCCAAACAGTGACTCCTTGTAATCATATTTTTTCAAAGACAAGTAcctatgttttataaaaatttatgaaatatgaAGAACAACATAAAAATTACCCATGATTCCACAACCTAAAGATAACCACTGAAACAGCGTCGTGTAAGAAATGTCCCTAACACTAATAAAGAGCAAGCAACTTCAGTCTAGAGTGTTAAGATGTTTCTCAAAGTTCATTGGGTTATACTGTATATTCAGTCTTACACCATCAGTGAACATTTTCAAACACCTTCTTCATTCCCAGCATCTTGTTAATTGATGTGTGTGGTTGGGAGCGGGAGCaatgaaggaaatttttaaaattctttgctttCAAAAACCTTGGGAAGTCAATCAGTACCCTGTAAGTGCCATCCTTGTGTTAAAGGTATGTAAAGGGACACTTTCTAGAAAGCAGAAGGTAAAAAATAATGACGCTAGATATCTTTAGTTGTAGAATAAAATTTGTACTGTGGGCAATTGTTTGTAAAAATGACACCCTGAGAACACATCTTGCTTTTTTAGTTGCTGGCGAATGAAATTTGGATTACAAGTCCTTCGGGTAGTCTGATTCAAGCAGTATTAGGAAATAATCAAGCTTAACATGGTTAAATTCTAACCTCTCCTGGTTTGTAGATTTAGAAGTCCAAAGTTCATTTGGGGATAATTCAGCATGACCCATGCCTCTGTGAACTTCGGAAACATCTAAAGATGGGCCAGTTAAGTTTCACTGGAAAATGTGATGCGTTTTGTTTGTGTTCTAAATCCTGACGTTAAAtcaacacattaaaaaaacatttttgaagagaAGTAAGCTTGTGCAACAGGAAAGGTTAATTTTAGTTTATGTGGGAAAAGTAACTGTGTTAAGACATGCACAGAAAAACCTAGGAGTTGTACCAAAATATTGGTTGGCACTAGATGCTGAGACGTCagtgacttttttcctttaagtggTCTGTacatgacctttttttttttttttacaagcaTCAACTACTTTTGTAATTGGAAAAAGgtgatttctaaaataaatttttaagaaactttcaTCGATGGCAAAGGCTCAGTTGAGatgaacgttacaggataacttCTTGTTACTGGTTTTGCACCGAGTGCAGAGATGAGCTCCCGCAGCGCTCTGGACCAGCGAGTCCTGCAGGGTCCTCTGACAACCTGCCGAGAACAGTGGGACCAGCTGTGCCTCCAACTTCCTCAGGTGACCGGGAGCCAGGCTGCTGCGTTTCCACCCGAGAACACAGACTCTTTCATGACGAAGTGACTGGTCCAGCAAAGACTGAGCCTCTCTGTGGAGATGTTTAAATTGCTGGCTTTATTTTTACTCCTGGCAACCCTGGAATGAAGAACACACATTTTCAAAAGCTCGCGGTTTCCTGTTTTCATTAAGAAAGCAGGGAATGCCGAACAGCTGAGTGTGCTGGGGGTGGTGTCGCCGAGCCGGAGGGAGACTTCATTGGTGAAGCCTCGGCCTATGGCATGTGCGCGTGGCCCGCTGACTTTCCAGACTGGGGAAGCGCCTTTCCTTATGGGGCGAGGACCGAGGGCGGCCGAGGCAGGGCCGGGGCGCCGCGAGCGCGCTGCTGAgcggggccgcgggccgggcgggCGCGGAGCGCAGCGCGGAGGGCGGCCGGTAGGTGTGCGGCcagcgggcgagcgggcgggcgagcggggcTCCTCTCGGCGGCTGAATCCCCCGGTCGGCGCGCAGCGGCGGGAAGGCAGGCTGGGAGCCGCGGCCCTATTCAGCCTCGCCGCCTCCCCTTGGTGAGATCTGTCTGCCTCTGGCTGACACCGAGCCTGCagtttctttttgcttgtggaattTCAGACAGCCCTGGAAACAGGTCCGGCTGCATATTTGGAGCGAGCGGTTGTCTGTGTGGCgttaaaaaggaaaggaggagagaaggagaaagacgcTCTGTTCGCGTGAGCACCGGTTTCCAGGCACAGGCCTCTTCATCAGCTCACCCTGCCTTAGGCAAGAAAAGGATGGATGCTGAGCGCCTCTTCCAATAGAATTCTTTTCCACACgttttaaaattgaaatctaGTGCCTAAATTCTAATAGCTAGAACAGTTTAATAGTGTTTTTAAATCAGAACACGAAGATAACTTTTTTACTTCTCTGGCAATGtacttttctttcagtatttcagAGGAAAGAGGGTGAATGGAGGCGAAAGGATTACTCAGAGCATTCACACTATCAGGTGTAAATGTTCAGTGATGTtggagctggggagggcaggCACGAAACCCAAAGCTGGAAGTACTTGGACCTTGACAGCTATCTGCTAGGTTTTTATACCCAGGATGCGGGCAGGGGTACAGATGGCTTACATTTTCACTCATTGCTTTTGGGTCCTTTCCGTAGCTCTGAAAATGCAGAGCTTGTTATTATGACTCTAGGAAAACACATTACTTAATCCTacaatttaaacaaacaaaaatggccTTGCTTTTCGATTTGAAATGCACAGCTCAGGTCAGCAGCAAGGTCTATGTCCTGAAAGGTTCTTGTGTCTCCTTTTCTAAATGTTTAGTTTAGCCAGAAGTAGCGTTTCCCGAATGCCACATGATCCAGTGTTTGGAGTAGTTATTTTCATTCTCCTGTGCATCTGTTTGGCTATATCACAAATGCAAAACAGGGTATTCTTGGGATAATGTGTTTTGTCCAAAAGAAGTCAAGGTGGAGAAAACTTTTCCTCTAGTTGGAACAGGGTTTGGTTctgtttttaaatggaaaaacgCAAAGTAGAGTTAAAGTCTGTCCTCTGTGTTCTTGCATCTGTGCTGCTGGAGTTAATCACTCAGTGTCCTCTGTGTCCCAGCTTTCTTAGCAAGGAAGATGTCAGGGCAAATTGTGATCTTGTGGAGGTGATTAGGCACTGGGGCACACTTGGCCATCATTTAGAAAGGCCATGAAGTCTGCCGAAAGAGCAGTAGACGGGAGAACTCATGTCTCAGGCTTCCTGGATCTACACTGACTTGGTCCATTATTCTAAAACTTTTAGCATTTTGTGCTTCAGATTACACTTTATAAAGTAGGAGCCTTAATGACTGCTGTCCATACTTCTGGGCTCTGTAGACGATAAAAGAAATGATCTATTTGAAAATGCTTTGAAGTCTTTATAATGCattcttctaaaaaatatttagtcAGGACTTACTATGTACATAGCTCTTTAAAATCGTTCTTTCACTACATTCTCTTAACTTTATGAGTTAAATATgtgtatttccatttttgctcTGGGGGAAACTTAAGTTCTGAGAGATTTATTAACTCGCTCACCCAGCTGTTCAGTTGTAGATCCAGGATCTTAAATCATACCAGCTTGCCACACTGCAATGTACACAAATATTAGTTTTTACCAGTATGTGTATTAATAGTATTCTaatattctcttctctctctctctctctctctcttaggaAAAGCAGATGATGTTCTGAATGGAGACCATGACAAGGAACATAAAGATCCTTATTTTGTGGAGACCCCCTATGGTTATCAGCTAGACTTAGATTTTCTCAAATACGTGGATGACATACAGAAGGGAAACACCATCAAGAAACTGAACATCCAGAAGAGGCGAAAACCATCTGTGCCATGCCCAGAAACCAGGGCCACACCAGGTCAGCAAGGTATATGGACTTCTACTGAATCCCTCTCATCCTCCAACAGCGATGACAACAAGCAGTGCCCGAACTTCCTTCTAGCCAGAAGCCAGGTTACGTCAACTCCAGTCCCAAGACCACCTGCCCCTCTGGAGACTTCCCCTACTTTTCTTACCATCCCAGAAAGTCGACAGCTGCCACCACCCTCACCACAACTCTCAAAGCACAACCTTCATGTCACCAAGACACTAATGGAGACCCGCAGAAGACTGGAACAGGAGAGAGTCACCATGCAGACGCCGGGTGAGTTCCGAAGGCCCAGGCTGGCCAGTTTTGGAGGCATGGGTTCCAcgagctctctctcctcttttatgGGTTCTGGAAACCACAATCCTGCCATGCACCAGCTTCAGAATGGATACCAAGGCAATGGGGATTATGGTGGCTATGCCCCAGCTGCTGCCACCACTTCTTCCATGGGGAGCTCTATCCGCCACAGCCCCCTGAGCTCAGGGATTTCCACTCCAGTGACCAACGTGAGCCCCATGCACCTGCAGCACATCCGTGAACAGATGGCCATTGCTCTGAAACGCCTGAAGGAGCTTGAAGAGCAGGTGCGAACCATCCCTGTGCTCCAGGTAAAGATCTCGGTCTTGCAAGAGGAGAAAAGGCAGTTGTCCTCACAGCTGAAAAACCAAAGAGCTGCATGCCAGAACGATGTCTGTGGTGTGAGGAAGAGGTCCTACAGTGCTGGGAATGCCTCCCAGCTGGAGCAGCTCTCCAGGGCCCGGAGAAGTGGCGGGGAATTATATATTGACTATGAGGACGAAGAGATGGAGAGTGTAGAGCAGAGCACACAGAGGATAAAGGAGTTCCGGCAGCTCACGGCAGACATGCAGGCCCTGGAGCAGAAGATCCAGGACAGCAGCTACGAGGCCTCCTCGGAGCTCAGGGAGAACGGGCAGAGCCAGCCTCCAGAGTGCCGGTCTGTGGCTGTGGGCGCTGACGAGCACATGGACAACATTGTCGTGTACCACAGGGGCTCCAGGTCCTGTAAGGATGCTGCTGTGGGGGCAGTCACTGAGACCAGGAATTCTGGGGTCAGCGTGACAGAAGCCATGCTTGGAGTCACCACTGAAGCTGACAAAGAAATTGAGCTGCAGCAACAGACGATAGAAGCCTTAAAGGAAAAGATCTACCGCCTGGAAGTACAGCTTAAAGAAACCACCCATGACCGGGAGATGACTAAACTCAAACAAGAGCTGCAGGCTGCTGGATCGCGGAAAAAGGTTGACAAAGCCATGATGGCCCAGCCACTTGTTTACAGCAAGATGGTGGAGGCCGTGGTGCAGACGAGAGACCAAATGGCTGGCAGTCATGTGGACATGGTTGACACGTGTGTCGGGACCTCTGTGCAAACAAATAGCATAGGCATCTCGTGTCAGCCTGACTGTGAGAATAAAGTCGTGGGGCCAGAGCTGCCCATGAATTGGTGGATTGTTAAGGAAAGAGTGGAAATGCGTGATCGATGTACTGGGAGGTCTGTGGAGACGTGTGACAAGAGCGTGGGAGTGGACATCAGTGTGTGCGAAACAGGCAGCAATACAGAGGAGTCTGTGAAAGACCTGACACTCCTCAAGACCGACCTCAGTCTCAAAGAAGTGCGATCCATTGGTTGTGGAGATTGCTCTGTCGACGTGACTGTCTGCTCTCCGAAGGAGTGCACCTCCCGGAGCATAAACACGGAGGACGTTAGCCAGGTGGAAGCTGCCGTCATGGCGGTACCTCATACCACCAGCCAGCACACCAATACGATTTTGGAACAGGTAAACCAGTTCACCAACACTGAGACAGCCACCCTTACAGAATCCTGCACCAATACCTCCCTCAGCACTTCGGACAAGCAGACCAGCACCCAGACTGTGGAGATGCGGACAGTGGCTATAGGAGAAGGCCGCGTCAAGGACATCAACTCCTCTGCCAAGACACGGTCCATCGGAGTTGGAACGGTGCTCTCAGGCACTTCTGGGTTTGACAGGCCATCAGCTGTGAAGACCAAAGAATTAGGTGTGGGGCAGATAAATATTAATGACAACTACCTAGTTGGTCTCAAAATGAGGACTATAGCTTGTGGGCCTCCCCAGTTGACTGTGGGGCCAACAGCCAGCAGGAGGAGCATAGGTGTTGGGGACGAGCCTGTAGGAGAGTTCGAGgagagcccccagccccaggctccatCTAGAATGATGACTGGCTTGGATCACTACATCGAGCGTGTCCAGAAGCTGCTGGCAGAACAGCAGACGCTGCTGGCTGAGAACTATAGTGAATTGGCAGAAGCTTTTGGGGAACCTCACTCACAGATTGGCTCCCTCAACTCGCAGCTCATCAGTACCCTATCGTCGATCAATTCTGTCATGAAGTCTGCAAGCACTGAGGAGCTGAGGAACCTTGACTTCCCAAAGACGAGCCTGGGTCGAGTCACAGGTAGGTGGCACTTTAAGGGACCTGGGGATGAGGAAGGGTGGGGACAATGTATTTccaggagagattttttttttaactgctagAACCATGGAGAAAGCTTTAGAATGATAATTGGTAGAAGGAAAACCAAGGATCAAGATCCATAAGGAGCTCTGCTAATTCTCATTGTCTCGTAGCTGCGTTGGCCTCTTGCTGTGTACTAAGGCTAGAAGAAAAGCAGCCTAGTGCTGGCTGGCCTCGGGGCTGTCTTCTGGGGCTGCTGGTTTGATTTGATGCTTTATGCTTTGTTTTCCAGTTATTTACTTGCTTACTTTATACAGAAAGACCTGAAAAAAGTCCTACACTGTTTGTAACCGCAATTACCAGGATATTATCAATAAAAACACTggttaaaatattcttaattaaaatttttatgaaaggagagagattccacgaattcatttattaattcagcaaATGATTGAATTCCCACTCTGTTTCAACCACAGGTATAGGCCAAGGTATAGTGCAGTCAACAAAACCAAGCAGAGTCCCTGTCCTCGTGGTGCCTACGTTTTTGTTGGGGATATAGGCAATAAACGATAGACCTAAAGTATGTCAGGATATGATAtgtgctatgaagaaaagaaCTCTAGTTATGGGAATAGCAAGTGGTGATGATTGGGGTGGGGACTATTTGAGATGATGGTCCAGGAAGGCCTGTTTGATAAGGGCCCCTCAGCCAGAACTCAGAAGGGAGCCCTTCCCCATGGTTCATTTTGATAGGTTCTTATATTTTCGTCTTCCTCATTCTTGCCCTTATTCACTGGGATTCCTGCCCActccttcttttctccaaattgaAGCTAACAATTGAGAAATTACCCCAGAAGATTTTTTGACATGTAATACTTCCCTATGAGCTTCACTAAAAGGACTTCCCCTGTTATCAGTTGCATGTGTCTCTAACAGGGCATAACTCATCCGAGGGCTGGGTTCCATTCCTGGCTCTCCAGCCGTCACAAACCAGCGTAACCTGGGGACAGGATGTCGCCCTTCATAAACTTCCTTCATAAAATTGAAAGGGTACCATCCTATCAGGTTGTCAGTGTGGTCATCGCTGGCATCAGAGCACCCAGGGCAGCCTCTGCTGTCATTGCTGCTGGTGCTGGTTGCATGTGGTTTCTTTTGTTGACATGCTAAACTGTAGTGTGGGGTTTGGAAGCTTCCACCAACACACTCTCCACTCTGACCAACTGGCGCGTGCGAAATGAATGTAAATGCATCAGATGATTTGTACAGTGCGCACAGAATTTAACTTTATGTGAAAATGTGCACTATAGACTTTAATGTAAGTAAGCCATCCCTCCATAGCCTAAAAGGGTGGTGGTTAAAAGAGACCGTTGG
The DNA window shown above is from Equus asinus isolate D_3611 breed Donkey chromosome 23, EquAss-T2T_v2, whole genome shotgun sequence and carries:
- the KANK1 gene encoding KN motif and ankyrin repeat domain-containing protein 1 isoform X4, whose product is METRRRLEQERVTMQTPGEFRRPRLASFGGMGSTSSLSSFMGSGNHNPAMHQLQNGYQGNGDYGGYAPAAATTSSMGSSIRHSPLSSGISTPVTNVSPMHLQHIREQMAIALKRLKELEEQVRTIPVLQVKISVLQEEKRQLSSQLKNQRAACQNDVCGVRKRSYSAGNASQLEQLSRARRSGGELYIDYEDEEMESVEQSTQRIKEFRQLTADMQALEQKIQDSSYEASSELRENGQSQPPECRSVAVGADEHMDNIVVYHRGSRSCKDAAVGAVTETRNSGVSVTEAMLGVTTEADKEIELQQQTIEALKEKIYRLEVQLKETTHDREMTKLKQELQAAGSRKKVDKAMMAQPLVYSKMVEAVVQTRDQMAGSHVDMVDTCVGTSVQTNSIGISCQPDCENKVVGPELPMNWWIVKERVEMRDRCTGRSVETCDKSVGVDISVCETGSNTEESVKDLTLLKTDLSLKEVRSIGCGDCSVDVTVCSPKECTSRSINTEDVSQVEAAVMAVPHTTSQHTNTILEQVNQFTNTETATLTESCTNTSLSTSDKQTSTQTVEMRTVAIGEGRVKDINSSAKTRSIGVGTVLSGTSGFDRPSAVKTKELGVGQININDNYLVGLKMRTIACGPPQLTVGPTASRRSIGVGDEPVGEFEESPQPQAPSRMMTGLDHYIERVQKLLAEQQTLLAENYSELAEAFGEPHSQIGSLNSQLISTLSSINSVMKSASTEELRNLDFPKTSLGRVTGNNLEYTCKCGSLQSGGPLNTQTSQHEREVGTADERPIGSQDAFLAQEGTLSPVNLTDDQIASGLYVCTNNESTLKSIMKKKDGNKDSNGAKKNLQFVGINGGYELSEKMLSACNLLKNNINDPKALTSKDMRFCLNTLQHEWFRVSSQKSAIPAMVGDYIAAFEAISPDVLRHIINMADGNGNTALHYSVSHSNFEIVKLLLDADVCNVDHQNKAGYTPIMLAALAAVEAEKDMRVVEELFGCGDVNAKASQAGQTALMLAVSHGRIDMVKGLLACGADVNIQDDEGSTALMCASEHGHVEIVKLLLAQPGCNGHLEDNDGSTALSIALEAGHKDIAVLLYAHVNFAKAQSPGTPRLGRKTSPGPTHRGSFD